Genomic DNA from Betaproteobacteria bacterium:
GGCGCGGGCACCCTTGCCGGCGATTTCCCGCGTCACGCTCTCGGCCTCCGCCACGCGACTGCGATAGGTGAAGAGCACATCCACACCCTTTTCGGCCAGGTGCAACGCCGTGTTGCGGCCGAGGCCGCGGCTGCCCCCGGTGACAATGGCGATTTTCCCGCTCACGTGAAAACTCCTTCTCGATCGGTCGGGACGCGCGCGATCCGCCCCTCCCGCTGCGGACAGTTTATTGCGAAGCGCTGTTGCGTGCTGCGACTTCTCACTGCCCTGTCGTCCGCGAAGACGGTACGCGAAATGCCGCGGGGTGTCTGCGCTTACCTGGGTACGAAGAAGTAGTAGTCGGCGGTGTAGGGGACGCGCGCGGACGTGGCAACCGTGGCTTCGGAGCAACCGGTCTTGGGCGCGACACCGCCCGCGGTGTTCACGCGCTGTATGCTCGTGACCTTGCTGAAGGCACCGGCCGGCCCGACCGACTTCGTGGAGAGCAGCAGCCACGGAATCGCTTCGGCCACCGGCGCATCGACGCGTTCGCGCACCGCACCGAGAATCCTGCTGCCATCGGTCGACTCCCAGTGGGGGCCGGCGTAGTGGCGGCCGATCTTGTTGCCGTGCCGGTCGAAGAGCTCGGCCTCAGGCGCCACGAACACCCATTCATAGGCGCCGGCCTGATCCTTCCCGGCGCGGCACTCGTAGATCTGCACACCCTTCGCGGGAACGATCATCGACAGCGATTCGTTCGCCCCGGGCTGCAGCTTCTCCGGCACCTTCACGGCGGGGGAGGCTGCGCAGGCGACGATGAGTGCCGTTGCCAGTGCGGCAAGCGTGAGGGGATGAAACATGATGCCGTCCTTTGCTCGATGGTGGGGACTCGACGTTGTCCGGGCACCGTACCGCCGGTGTT
This window encodes:
- a CDS encoding DUF3455 domain-containing protein produces the protein MFHPLTLAALATALIVACAASPAVKVPEKLQPGANESLSMIVPAKGVQIYECRAGKDQAGAYEWVFVAPEAELFDRHGNKIGRHYAGPHWESTDGSRILGAVRERVDAPVAEAIPWLLLSTKSVGPAGAFSKVTSIQRVNTAGGVAPKTGCSEATVATSARVPYTADYYFFVPR